In Arvicanthis niloticus isolate mArvNil1 chromosome 10, mArvNil1.pat.X, whole genome shotgun sequence, a single genomic region encodes these proteins:
- the Myoc gene encoding myocilin gives MSFCTPCCSCGPKMPILQLLLLACLVWGMGARTAQFQKANDRSGRCQYTFTVASPNESSCPREDQAMSAIQDLQRDSSIQHADLESTKARVRSLESLLHQMTLGRVTGTQEAQEGLQGQLGALRRERDQLETQTRDLEVAYNNLLRDKSALEEEKRQLEQENEDLARRLEGSSQEVARLRRGQCPSTQHPSQDMLPGSREVSQWNLDTLAFQELKSELTEVPASQILKENPSGQPRSKEGDKGCGALVWVGEPVTLRTAETITGKYGVWMRDPKPTHPYTQETTWRIDTVGTNIRQVFEYSQINQFEQGYPSKVHVLPRALESTGAVVYAGSLYFQGVESRTVLRYELNTETVKAEKEIPGAGYHGQFPYAWGGYTDIDLAVDESGLWVIYSTEETKGAIVLSKLNPENLELERTWETNIRKQSVANAFVICGILYTVSSYSSAHATVNFAYDTNTGVSKTLTIPFKNRYKYSSMIDYNPLERKLFAWDNFNMVTYDIKLSEM, from the exons atgtccttctgtacacCCTGCTGCAGCTGTGGTCCCAAGATGCCAATTCTCCAGCTTCTGCTTCTGGCCTGCCTGGTGTGGGGAATGGGGGCCAGGACAGCACAATTCCAAAAGGCCAATGATCGGAGTGGCCGATGCCAGTACACCTTCACTGTGGCCAGCCCCAATGAATCTAGCTGCCCAAGGGAAGACCAGGCCATGTCAGCCATCCAAGACCTTCAGAGAGACAGCAGCATCCAGCATGCAGACCTAGAGTCCACCAAGGCCCGGGTCAGATCCCTGGAGAGTCTCCTCCACCAGATGACCTTGGGCAGAGTTACTGGGACCCAGGAGGCCCAGGAGGGGCTGCAGGGCCAGCTGGGTGCCCTGAGGAGAGAACGGGACCAGCTGGAGACCCAAACCAGGGATCTGGAGGTAGCCTATAATAATCTCCTGCGAGACAAGTCAGCtttagaggaagagaagaggcagcTGGAACAAGAGAATGAAGATTTGGCCAGGAGGCTAGAAGGCAGCAGCCAGGAGGTAGCAAGGCTGAGGAGGGGCCAGTGTCCCTCAACCCAGCACCCCTCTCAGGACATGTTACCAGGCTCCAGGGAAG TCTCTCAGTGGAATTTGGACACATTGGCCTTCCAAGAACTGAAGTCAGAGTTAACGGAGGTTCCTGCTTCCCAGATCTTGAAGGAGAATCCATCTGGCCAACCCAGGAGCAAAGAGGGAGACAAAG GATGTGGAGCACTAGTCTGGGTAGGAGAGCCAGTCACCCTGAGGACAGCTGAAACAATCACTGGCAAGTATGGAGTATGGATGAGAGACCCCAAGCCTACCCACCCCTACACCCAGGAGACCACTTGGAGGATTGACACTGTTGGCACAAACATCCGCCAGGTGTTTGAGTACAGTCAGATAAACCAGTTTGAGCAGGGCTACCCTTCAAAGGTCCACGTGCTCCCGCGGGCACTGGAAAGCACCGGTGCTGTGGTGTATGCGGGGAGTCTCTATTTCCAGGGCGTTGAGTCCAGAACTGTGCTCAGATACGAACTGAATACTGAGACGgtgaaggcagagaaggaaattCCTGGAGCTGGCTATCACGGACAGTTCCCATATGCATGGGGTGGCTACACAGACATCGACTTAGCTGTGGATGAAAGTGGCCTCTGGGTCATCTATAGCACAGAGGAAACCAAAGGGGCCATAGTCCTCTCCAAATTGAACCCAGAGAACCTGGAACTCGAGCGTACCTGGGAGACCAATATCCGTAAACAGTCTGTGGCCAATGCCTTTGTTATCTGTGGCATCCTGTACACCGTGAGCAGCTACTCCTCAGCCCATGCAACCGTCAACTTCGCCTATGACACTAACACCGGGGTCAGCAAGACCCTGACCATCCCATTCAAGAATCGCTACAAGTACAGCAGCATGATCGACTACAACCCCCTGGAGAGGAAGCTCTTTGCCTGGGACAACTTCAACATGGTCACCTATGACATCAAGCTCTCTGAGATGTGA